ATCGCGCACACGAAGGGCCCCGATCCGAAGACCGGGGCCCGTGCTCTCGGTGGGCGATACTGGGTTCGAACCAGTGACCTCTTCCGTGTCAGGGAAGCGCGCTACCGCTGCGCCAATCGCCCGGGCGGCACCCTGGGGTGCCGTGGAGGTGGGTACGGGATTCGAACCCGTGTACACGGCTTTGCAGGCCGTTGCCTGACCACTCGGCCAACCCACCGGATGATGCGTGCGCATCATACGGAACAGCGCCCCCGACGTGATGTCGGGAGCGCCGCTCCCCGGGAGCGGACAACCGGACTCGAACCGGCGACCCTCACCTTGGCAAGGTGATGCTCTACCAACTGAGCTATGTCCGCAGGACAGGGATCCGAAGATCCTGCCGTGGGCGATACTGGGATCGAACCAGTGACCTCTTCCGTGTGAAGGAAGCGCGCTACCCCTGCGCCAATCGCCCTGGGGGTGATGTCCGCTCTCTCGATCGGACTCGAAGAAGCTTACATGGTCCGATGGGGTGCTCGCGCCCTGAGCGGGTGTGACCTGCATCCCCCTCGCCTTCCGAGGGGTGCCGCAGCCCCGCGCCCGCCCGGACACCCCTGGATCCGCGCAGGCCCCCACACTTACCGGAAGCCCCCGACGCCGGACATCCGGACCCGAGCTCCGCGACCGCTCCCGCCACCACCACCGCGCCGGCACCTGAATCGTGCGCCCGAGTCGTCCACCCTCCCGGACCGTGCACCCACCCGAGTTGTGCGCCCTCACGATCGATGTGTCGCCCGACATCGACCGTGAGCGCGCACAGGTCCGCGCCACCGCTCTCCTCTTCCCCCGCAACCGCCGCCGCGCCCGACACTGCAACCTCCGCCGTGACCTCGGACACTGAGAGCCTCCAGTATTTGCACGGAGGCTCGGACCCGCCTAAGGTATTCCTTCGTCGGCCTGGCCGATGTGCGGACATAGCTCAGTTGGTAGAGCATCACCTTGCCAAGGTGAGGGTCGCCGGTTCGAGTCCGGTTGTCCGCTCCATCCCACCCCCGCGCTCCGGCGCATCGGGCGATTGGCGCAGCGGTAGCGCGCTTCCCTGACACGGAAGAGGTCACTGGTTCGATCCCAGTATCGCCCACCACCCACGAGGCCCCGGCTCCTGCCGGGGCCTTCGTCGTACGCGGGTCGTTCCCGGGTCGCTCCCGAGACGCTCCCACCCGCCTCTCGCGCCCGATCCTCCCCGTTACCTTGTGAGCACCCCGATGGACGGGGTCTGGTCGCTCGGCCGGGTATGGCTTTGTTGCCCTGCCATCAATGGTCCGGGGGGTGTTGCCGCCCGGTCGAGAGACACGCGTTGACCGCTGATAGGGACACGGCCCAGCATTTCTGAGGTCTCTTCGTAACGTGGGTGCCGGCACCGGGTGTCAAGACTGCGACCAGCAATGATGCTCCAGGGAAGGACAGCATCATGGACACACGATTCGCGGTCGTCGTCGGCCTCGACGTCGGGAAGAGCAGCCATCATGCCTGCGCGCTTGATCCCGCCGGGAACAAGCTGTTCGACAAGCCTCTCCCGCAGGACGAGTCCGAGCTCCGCGTGCTGTTCACCCAGCTGCAGAACCACGGTGAAGTGCTGATGGTGGTCGATCAGCCCAACACCATCGGAGCGTTGCCGATCGCGGTCGCCCGCGAGGTCGGCTGCTCCGTCGCCTACCTGCCGGGCCTGGCGATGCGGAAGGCCGCAGACCTCTATCCGGGCAGGTCAAAGACCGACGCGCGGGACGCGTTCATCATCGCTGACATGGCCCGGACCATGCCCCACACCCTCCGACAGGTCGACCGCGACAGCGACGTCCTCTCCGCTCTGAAGGTCCTCGCCGGGTTCGACGAGGACCTCGCCCACGAGACCACGCGGGCGCTGAACCGGATCCGGTCTCTGCTCACGCAGATTCATCCCGCGCTCGAGCGAGTCTTCGTCGGCGGGACCCTCTCGACCGGGCTCGTGCTGGACCTGCTGGAGAAGTTCGGCGGCCCGACCGGGCTCAAGAGTGCAGGCAGGAGCAGGGTTCTACGGTTCGCTCGGGCCCATTCGCGCCGTGACCCCGAAGTGCTGATCGACCAGATCTTCACCGCGCTGGGTGAGCAGACCGTGATCGTGCCAGCGACCGCGGCAGTGGAACTCGTGATTCCCAGAGTCGCTGGTCAGGTGAAGGAGCTGAAGGAGCAGCGGGCGACCGTGGCGAGGGAGGTCGAGACCATGCTGGAGGACTTCCCTCTCGCCTCGGTCTTGATGAGCATGCCGGGGATCGGCATCAAGACCGCCGCCCAGATCCTCCTGACCATCGGCGACGCCTCCGCGTTTGAGACCCCAGGCCACCTCGCGGCCTATGCCGGAATCGCGCCGGTCACACGAAGATCCGGCACCTCGATCCGCGGAGAGTTCCCCGCACGTTCAGGCAACAAGCGGTTGAAGAACGCGCTGTTCTACTCCGCCTGGGTCGCCTCTCACTCGGACCCGATCTCCAAGGCCTACTACGATCGCAAACGCGCCGAGGGCAAGCGCCACAACGCCGCCGTGATCTGCCTGGCCCGCCGCCGCTGCAACGTCATCTTCGCGATGCTCCGCGACGGCACCTACTACCAGCCCCCGACCACCACCCCGACCCCCGAGCCGGCCGCTCTTGCGGCTTGACTCAGAACATAGGGACACCCCCCCCTGCGAGGCCTCCGCAACCCCCGACCGCATGTACTGGGCACTCTGCACTCGTTCCCGGGCAAGCCGACTACTCTGGGGCCATGCAGATCTGGACTGGAAAGTCGTATCCCCTCGGCGCCACCTTCGACGGCTCGGGCACGAACTTCGCCCTGTTCTCCGAGGCGGCCGAGCGCGTCGAGCTGTGCCTCTTCGACGAGGACGGCTCGGAGCGCCGCATCGAGGTCACCGAGGTCGACGCCTACGTGTGGCACGTGTACCTGCCCGCGGTGCAGCCGGGGCAGCGCTACGGCTACCGCGTGCACGGCCCCTTCGACCCGGCGAACGGACACCGCTGCGATCCCTCGAAGCTGCTGCTGGACCCGTACGCGAAGGCGATCGCCGGGATGGCCAGCAACCACCCCTCCCTGTACAGCTACGACTTCGAGAACCCGGAGCTGCGCAACACCGACGACTCGGCCGAGCACACCATGCACTCGGTCGTGGTCTCGCCCTTCTTCGACTGGGGCAACGACCATCCGCCGGCCCACGAGTACCACGAGACCGTCATCTACGAGGCCCACGTCAAGGGTATGACGATGCTGCACCCGGACATCGACGAGTCGATCCGAGGCACCTACGTCGCGATGGGACATCCGGCGATCATCGAGCACCTCAAGGAGCTGGGGGTCACGGCGATCGAGCTCATGCCGGTCCATCAGTTCGTCCAGGACGGGCACCTGGTCGAGAAGGGCCTGCGCAACTACTGGGGCTACAACACCATCGGCTTCTTCGCCCCGCACAACGAGTACTCCTACTCCGGGGAGCTGGGCCAGCAGGTCCAGGAGTTCAAGCAGATGGTGAAGAACCTCCACGAGGCGGACATCGAGGTCATCCTCGACGTGGTCTACAACCACACCGCCGAGGGCAACCAGCTCGGGCCCACCCTGTGCTTCCGCGGCATCGACAACAAGTCGTACTACCGGCTCGTCGAGGGGGACCAGGCCCACTACTACGACACCACCGGCACCGGGAACTCGCTGCTGATGCGCACCCCGCACGTGCTGCAGCTGATCATGGACTCGCTGCGCTACTGGGTCACCGAGATGCACGTGGACGGCTTCCGCTTCGACCTGGCCTCCACCCTGGCCCGCGAGCTGCACGAGGTCGACCGACTCTCGGCCTTCTTCGACATCATCCAGCAGGATCCGATCATCTCCCAGGTCAAGCTGATCGCCGAGCCGTGGGACCTCGGCGAGGGCGGCTACCAGGTGGGCGGCTTCCCGCCCCTGTGGTCGGAGTGGAACGGCCGCTACCGCGACACTGTGCGCGATTTCCACCGCTCCGAGCCGGGCAAGATCGGGGACTTCACCTCGCGTCTGGCCGGCAGCTCGGACCTGTACCAGCACACCGGTCGCACCCCGATCGCGTCGATCAACTTCGTCACCGCCCATGACGGCTTCACCATGCGGGATCTCGTCTCCTACAACGAGCGCCACAACGAGGCGAACCTCGAGGGCGGCAACGACGGCGAGAGCCACAACCGCTCCTGGAACTCGGGCGTCGAGGGCGACACGGACGACCCGGCGATCCTCGCGCTGCGCAAGCGCCGCGCGAAGAACCTCATGGCCACGCTGCTGCTCAGCCAGGGCGTGCCGATGATCCTGCACGGCGACGAGATGGGCCGCACCCAGCAGGGCAACAACAACACCTACTGCCAGGACGACGAGCTCTCCTGGATCGACTGGGAGCTGGACGACCACCAGGAGGAGATGCTCTGGTTCACCCAGCACATGATCTCCCTGCGCCGTGAGCACCCGATCTTCCGCCGCCGCCGCTTCCTCCAGGGCGTGGTGCGCGACGACGCCGATTCGGTGCTGAAGGACGTGGACTGGCTGGGTACGGACGGCGAGCCGATGACCGAGGAGGAGTGGGGCGACGCGCAGAACAAGTGCCTGACCATGTTCCTCAACGGCTCCGCGATCCCCGAGCCGAACGCCCGCGGCGAGCGGATCGAGGACGACTCGGCACTGGTCATGTTCAACGCCTCCGGCAACGACGTCGACTTCGTGCTCCCGCCCGCCGAGTACGGCACGGAGTGGGAGGTCGTGCTCGGTACCGGCGACACCATCGACGTGGGCACCGTGATGGACGCGGGCCAGAGCGTCACCCGCCCCAGCCACTCGCTGCTGATCCTCATGCGACCCCCGATCGAGTCCGACGAGGAGGCCGGCCCCGGCGAGGACCTCGACCGCACCATCCGCGCCTGACCCTGCCGCCCGACCCCGTCGGCCGCGGCGCGCGGGATCATCCCGCGCGTCGCCCGGCCGGGCCCGTCGCCCGACGGGGCCCGTCGGCTGGCTGGGCTCGTCCGCCGGGTCTCCCGCCCGCCCGTCCCCGTCGGCCGACGACCGTCGATCCCGACGCCCGCACCCAGCGATCCCCACCAGCGATCCAGGAGAGCACCGACCGTGAGCACCGATCCCGGCCACCGAGCCTCGACGCGGGAGCGGGGTCCCGCTCCCCGCAGCCGCGAGGCCGCCACGACCACGGGCGCGCTGCGCGCCGTGCGCCCCGTCCCGACCTCCACCTACCGCCTGCAGCTGCACGCCGGATTCACCGCCGACGACGCCGCGGAGCTGATCCCCTACCTGGCCCGTCTCGGTGTCGGGCACGTGTTCTGCTCCCCCGTGCTGCAGGCCTCCCCCGGCTCCACCCACGGCTACGACGTGGTCGATCACACCCGCATCTCCGAGGAGATCGGCGGGGAGGAGGCGCTGCGACGCCTCGCGGACACCGCGCACGTGCACGGCATGGGACTGATCGTCGACGTGGTCCCCAACCATATGGCGATTCCCACCCCGATCTGGCACAACCGCGCCCTGTGGTCCGTGCTGCGCGACGGCCCGGACTCCCCCTTCGCCGACTGGTTCGACATCGACCTGGCCGGCGAACGCTCCGTGCTGATCCCGGTGCTGGGCCGCCCGATCGGCGCGGTCCTGGCCGACGGGGAGATCACGATGGGCACGGCGGGGATCCCGCAGGCCGACGGGTCGGTGCGCGAGGAGACCGTGGTGCGCTACTACGACCACGTCCTGCCCGTCGCCGCCGGGACCGAGCACCTGGGTCTCGCGGACCTGCTGGACCGCCAGTGGTACCGCCTGGCCTATTGGAAGGTCTCCGACGAGGAGCTGAACTACCGGCGCTTCTTCGACGTGGACACCCTCGCCGCGGTGCGGGTCGAGCTGCCGAGCGTCTTCGACGCCACGCACGCCACGCTGCTGCGTCTGCAGGGCGAGGGCGTGATCGACGGCTACCGCATCGACCATCCCGATGGGCTCGCCGATCCGCGGGGCTACCTGCGCGATCTCGAGCGAGCCACCGGCGGCGCCTGGACCGTGGTGGAGAAGATCCTCGAGGGCGAGGAGCACCTGCCCGGGGACTTCCCCTGCGCCGGCACCACCGGCTACGACGCCCTGTGGCGGGTGGCGGGCCTGTTCCACGACCCGCACGGCGCGCTGGGCCTCACCCATCTGTGGCAGCGCCGCACCGACGACCTGCGGCCCTTCGAGGAGGTCGCCGAGGAGTCCACCGATCTCATCATCTCCACGAGCCTGTGGGCGGAGATCGAGCGGCTCACTACCCTCATCCACCGCATCTGCCAGGAGGACATCCGCCTGCGCGACACCACCCGGCGCAACATCCAGAAGGTGGTCGTGGCGCTGCTGGGCTCGATGGACCGCTACCGCGCCTACATCGTCCCCGGCGAGCCCGCCCCCGGCGGCGAGCGCGCCGTCATCGAGCAGGCCGCCGCCCGGGCCCGGATGCGGCTCGGCGAGGACGAGGACGTGGTGGCGACCCTGGAGCTGGTCGTGGCGCTGGTGTGCGGGGACGAGGTGGGCAGTGCCGGCCGCACCCGCTCCGCCGACCGCGACGAGGTCGTGGTGCGCTTCGCGCAGACCTGCGGCCCCGTGCACGCCAAGGGCCTGGAGGACACCGCCTTCTATCGCTACTCGCGGTTCGTGGCGGTCAACGAGGTCGGCTCGGACCCGGACCGGATCGGGGTCGAGCCCGACGAGCTGCACGACCACGCCCAGTACATGCTCCGCACCCGTCCGGACGCGATGACCACCCTGTCCACCCACGACACCAAGCGCAGCGAGGACGTGCGCGCCCGCCTCGCGGTGCTCACCGAGCA
This genomic interval from Brachybacterium aquaticum contains the following:
- a CDS encoding IS110 family transposase, which translates into the protein MDTRFAVVVGLDVGKSSHHACALDPAGNKLFDKPLPQDESELRVLFTQLQNHGEVLMVVDQPNTIGALPIAVAREVGCSVAYLPGLAMRKAADLYPGRSKTDARDAFIIADMARTMPHTLRQVDRDSDVLSALKVLAGFDEDLAHETTRALNRIRSLLTQIHPALERVFVGGTLSTGLVLDLLEKFGGPTGLKSAGRSRVLRFARAHSRRDPEVLIDQIFTALGEQTVIVPATAAVELVIPRVAGQVKELKEQRATVAREVETMLEDFPLASVLMSMPGIGIKTAAQILLTIGDASAFETPGHLAAYAGIAPVTRRSGTSIRGEFPARSGNKRLKNALFYSAWVASHSDPISKAYYDRKRAEGKRHNAAVICLARRRCNVIFAMLRDGTYYQPPTTTPTPEPAALAA
- the glgX gene encoding glycogen debranching protein GlgX, with protein sequence MQIWTGKSYPLGATFDGSGTNFALFSEAAERVELCLFDEDGSERRIEVTEVDAYVWHVYLPAVQPGQRYGYRVHGPFDPANGHRCDPSKLLLDPYAKAIAGMASNHPSLYSYDFENPELRNTDDSAEHTMHSVVVSPFFDWGNDHPPAHEYHETVIYEAHVKGMTMLHPDIDESIRGTYVAMGHPAIIEHLKELGVTAIELMPVHQFVQDGHLVEKGLRNYWGYNTIGFFAPHNEYSYSGELGQQVQEFKQMVKNLHEADIEVILDVVYNHTAEGNQLGPTLCFRGIDNKSYYRLVEGDQAHYYDTTGTGNSLLMRTPHVLQLIMDSLRYWVTEMHVDGFRFDLASTLARELHEVDRLSAFFDIIQQDPIISQVKLIAEPWDLGEGGYQVGGFPPLWSEWNGRYRDTVRDFHRSEPGKIGDFTSRLAGSSDLYQHTGRTPIASINFVTAHDGFTMRDLVSYNERHNEANLEGGNDGESHNRSWNSGVEGDTDDPAILALRKRRAKNLMATLLLSQGVPMILHGDEMGRTQQGNNNTYCQDDELSWIDWELDDHQEEMLWFTQHMISLRREHPIFRRRRFLQGVVRDDADSVLKDVDWLGTDGEPMTEEEWGDAQNKCLTMFLNGSAIPEPNARGERIEDDSALVMFNASGNDVDFVLPPAEYGTEWEVVLGTGDTIDVGTVMDAGQSVTRPSHSLLILMRPPIESDEEAGPGEDLDRTIRA
- the treY gene encoding malto-oligosyltrehalose synthase produces the protein MSTDPGHRASTRERGPAPRSREAATTTGALRAVRPVPTSTYRLQLHAGFTADDAAELIPYLARLGVGHVFCSPVLQASPGSTHGYDVVDHTRISEEIGGEEALRRLADTAHVHGMGLIVDVVPNHMAIPTPIWHNRALWSVLRDGPDSPFADWFDIDLAGERSVLIPVLGRPIGAVLADGEITMGTAGIPQADGSVREETVVRYYDHVLPVAAGTEHLGLADLLDRQWYRLAYWKVSDEELNYRRFFDVDTLAAVRVELPSVFDATHATLLRLQGEGVIDGYRIDHPDGLADPRGYLRDLERATGGAWTVVEKILEGEEHLPGDFPCAGTTGYDALWRVAGLFHDPHGALGLTHLWQRRTDDLRPFEEVAEESTDLIISTSLWAEIERLTTLIHRICQEDIRLRDTTRRNIQKVVVALLGSMDRYRAYIVPGEPAPGGERAVIEQAAARARMRLGEDEDVVATLELVVALVCGDEVGSAGRTRSADRDEVVVRFAQTCGPVHAKGLEDTAFYRYSRFVAVNEVGSDPDRIGVEPDELHDHAQYMLRTRPDAMTTLSTHDTKRSEDVRARLAVLTEQPLEWALLVQDLDRATASLRGDRVDGAIELLLWQILAACWELPGSGAAPLDAERLEGYLLKAMREAKSHTTWTEQDAEYERQVLELGRGALENEEVARILTDWTRRTAAVQRTAILGQKLVQLTMPGVPDVYQGNETVDLSLVDPDNRREVDHAAHAARLARMIEGAGPEGIGDEKLWLTHRALVLRRDRPDLFQGREATYRPLPTTTGHAVAFGRAVGEEQVEVITVVTRLAHGLSQRGGWGENWIALPEGRWRDTLSGAEHEGGMVALDALLRDWPVALLVRAGSHTTPTGAIPALDARTLHDTEDDEQEQR